In Pseudomonas nunensis, a single window of DNA contains:
- a CDS encoding putative bifunctional diguanylate cyclase/phosphodiesterase, whose protein sequence is MLIGTFSPTLVFISLCVAILASYTALDLTGRIATTKGRAVHLWTAGGAVAMGIGVWSMHFIGMLAFKLPIDLGYDLSLTVLSLLIAILSCGFALWLVSQPKLPLWQLAFGALVMGSGISAMHYTGMAAMLMQPGIDYDPTLFSASLLIAVGASAAALWIAFRLRQHSPYVSLFRGGAAIIMGFAIVGMHYTGMAAARFPDGSFCGAALDGLSGKGLDNLVLITTLAVLSIALLTSILDARLEARTADLARSLTEANRELTQLALHDTLTGLPNRMLLADRIELAMSKVQEQGGCFALMFIDLDGFKPVNDAFGHHMGDQLLREVGLRLREDLRSQDTLARIGGDEFVLLVRLSEPDDALNLAARQVNLISRAFRVAEHDLQISASVGIALYPGNGQTAQELLMNADAAMYHAKGAGKNGHSFFDASMNSNARKQLQLLQDLRAALEQQQFSLYYQPKFDASNGRPVGAEALLRWVHPTQGMLLPDKFIDLAEKTGLIIPIGEWVLNEACRQMREWYVLGYTDWRIAVNLSALQFCHVGLVQSVAKALATHHLPANSLTLEITETTAMSDADASMTVLQELSDMGVDLSIDDFGTGYSSLMYLKRLPANELKIDRGFVRDLEHDSDDAAIVSAIVALGQALGLRIVAEGVETGVQQDFLTKLGCDSLQGYLLGHPLPAERFMHDIHRGEQQAAG, encoded by the coding sequence ATGCTCATCGGCACCTTTTCCCCCACGCTGGTTTTCATCTCGCTGTGCGTGGCGATTCTCGCTTCCTATACCGCGCTGGACCTGACTGGCCGGATCGCCACGACCAAGGGCCGCGCCGTTCATTTGTGGACCGCTGGCGGCGCGGTCGCCATGGGCATTGGCGTCTGGTCGATGCATTTCATCGGCATGCTCGCCTTCAAATTACCCATCGATCTGGGTTACGACCTCAGCCTCACCGTGCTGTCGCTGTTAATCGCCATTCTGTCGTGCGGCTTTGCCCTGTGGCTGGTCAGCCAGCCGAAACTGCCGCTATGGCAACTGGCATTTGGCGCGCTGGTCATGGGCAGCGGCATCAGCGCCATGCATTACACCGGCATGGCGGCCATGCTGATGCAGCCGGGGATCGATTACGACCCGACGTTGTTTAGCGCGTCGCTGCTGATCGCCGTCGGTGCGTCGGCAGCGGCGTTGTGGATCGCCTTCCGCCTGCGCCAGCACTCGCCTTATGTCAGCCTGTTCCGTGGCGGTGCCGCGATAATCATGGGCTTCGCCATCGTCGGCATGCATTACACCGGCATGGCGGCGGCGCGTTTTCCGGACGGCAGCTTCTGTGGTGCCGCCCTCGACGGCTTGAGCGGCAAGGGCCTGGACAATCTGGTGTTGATCACCACATTGGCTGTTCTGAGCATTGCCTTGTTGACCTCGATTCTCGACGCGCGCCTGGAAGCTCGCACCGCTGATCTTGCGCGGTCGTTGACCGAGGCCAATCGCGAACTCACGCAACTGGCCCTGCACGACACCCTGACCGGCCTGCCGAACCGCATGTTGCTGGCTGACCGCATCGAGTTGGCTATGTCCAAGGTGCAAGAGCAGGGCGGCTGTTTTGCGTTGATGTTCATCGATCTGGACGGCTTCAAACCGGTCAACGATGCCTTCGGCCACCACATGGGCGACCAGTTGTTGCGTGAGGTCGGCTTGCGACTGCGCGAAGACTTGCGCAGCCAGGACACCCTGGCGCGGATCGGTGGTGACGAATTTGTGTTGTTGGTGCGCCTGAGCGAACCCGACGACGCCCTCAACCTGGCGGCCCGTCAGGTCAACCTGATCTCACGCGCGTTCCGCGTGGCTGAACATGACCTGCAGATTTCCGCCAGCGTCGGCATCGCGCTGTATCCGGGCAACGGCCAGACTGCGCAAGAACTGCTGATGAACGCCGACGCCGCGATGTACCACGCCAAAGGCGCCGGGAAAAACGGCCACAGCTTCTTCGACGCCTCGATGAACAGCAACGCCCGCAAACAGTTGCAGTTGTTACAAGACTTGCGCGCTGCCCTCGAGCAGCAACAGTTCAGCCTGTATTACCAACCCAAATTCGACGCCAGCAATGGCCGCCCGGTGGGTGCCGAGGCGTTGCTGCGCTGGGTGCACCCGACCCAAGGCATGTTGCTGCCAGACAAGTTCATCGACCTCGCGGAAAAGACCGGGTTGATCATTCCCATCGGCGAGTGGGTGTTGAATGAAGCCTGCCGGCAGATGCGCGAATGGTATGTGCTCGGTTACACCGACTGGCGTATTGCGGTGAATCTGTCGGCCTTGCAGTTCTGCCACGTCGGCCTGGTCCAGAGCGTGGCCAAGGCGTTGGCCACGCACCATTTGCCGGCCAACAGCCTGACCCTGGAAATCACCGAAACCACCGCCATGAGCGACGCCGATGCCAGCATGACGGTGCTGCAGGAGCTGTCGGACATGGGCGTGGATTTGTCCATCGATGACTTCGGCACCGGTTATTCGAGTTTGATGTACCTCAAGCGTTTGCCGGCCAATGAGCTGAAGATTGACCGTGGTTTTGTCCGGGATCTGGAGCATGACAGTGATGACGCCGCGATTGTCTCGGCCATTGTTGCGCTCGGCCAGGCGTTGGGTTTGCGGATCGTGGCGGAAGGCGTCGAGACCGGTGTGCAGCAGGATTTCCTGACCAAGCTGGGGTGTGATTCGCTGCAGGGTTATCTGTTGGGGCATCCGCTGCCGGCGGAGCGTTTCATGCACGACATCCATCGTGGCGAGCAACAGGCTGCCGGCTGA
- a CDS encoding efflux transporter outer membrane subunit: MTDRSLITLAAPIATARGSRLLSLALCVAMLSACAVGPDYQRPPTAEPAQYKEAEGWRQASPSDSLARGAWWELYGDRQLNGLIEQLNSANQTVAQADARYRQSQALVESARAAFYPTVDLSAGKTRSSQGAGSSSSSLSSSASGIRNTYTTQLGVSWEADIWGKLRRGLEADTASAQASFADLAAMRLSQQSELVQNYLQLRVIDQQKRLLESTVAAYERSLQMTQNQYRAGVSGRDAVAQAQAQLKSTQADLVDLIWQRAQFENAIAVLIGKAPAEFNLAETQDIPKLPQIPLSLPSQLLERRPDIASAERSVIAANANIGVAKAAYYPDLSLSLSGGYSSSTSSNLISLPNRFWSVGPKLDLPLFDGGARSAEVDRNEALYDETVAKYRQTVLDGFREVENYLVQLKVYENEAAVRQEALDAARDSLRLTENQYKAGLIAYLDVVVVQATALSNEQSVLNVLQARLIASVQLIAALGGGWDGQLQVSDKE; this comes from the coding sequence ATGACTGACCGTTCGCTTATCACTCTGGCTGCACCGATTGCCACGGCCCGGGGCTCACGCCTGTTGAGCCTGGCGCTGTGTGTGGCGATGCTCAGCGCCTGCGCCGTCGGCCCGGACTATCAGCGTCCGCCCACCGCCGAGCCGGCGCAGTACAAGGAAGCTGAGGGCTGGCGCCAGGCCAGTCCGAGCGATTCCCTGGCCCGTGGTGCCTGGTGGGAGTTGTACGGCGACCGCCAGCTCAATGGCCTGATCGAGCAACTCAACAGCGCCAACCAGACTGTGGCCCAGGCCGACGCCCGTTATCGTCAGTCGCAAGCCTTGGTGGAAAGCGCCCGTGCGGCGTTTTACCCCACGGTTGACCTGAGCGCGGGCAAGACCCGCTCCAGCCAGGGCGCCGGCAGCAGCAGTTCAAGCCTGAGCAGTTCGGCCAGCGGTATTCGAAATACCTACACCACCCAGTTGGGTGTCAGTTGGGAAGCGGACATCTGGGGCAAGCTGCGTCGCGGCCTCGAAGCCGATACCGCCAGCGCACAGGCAAGCTTCGCCGATCTGGCGGCTATGCGCCTGAGCCAGCAGTCCGAGTTGGTGCAGAACTACTTGCAGTTGCGGGTGATCGATCAGCAGAAACGCTTGCTGGAATCTACAGTCGCGGCGTATGAACGCTCGCTGCAAATGACCCAGAACCAGTACCGCGCCGGCGTCTCCGGGCGTGACGCGGTGGCCCAGGCCCAGGCGCAGTTGAAAAGCACCCAGGCTGATCTGGTGGACCTGATCTGGCAACGCGCGCAGTTCGAAAACGCGATTGCCGTGCTGATCGGCAAGGCTCCGGCGGAGTTCAACCTGGCGGAAACCCAGGACATCCCGAAACTGCCGCAGATTCCCCTGAGTCTGCCGTCGCAACTGCTCGAACGCCGCCCGGATATCGCTTCCGCCGAACGTTCGGTAATCGCCGCCAACGCCAACATCGGCGTGGCGAAAGCTGCGTACTACCCGGACTTGAGCCTGAGCCTGAGTGGCGGTTACAGCAGCAGTACGTCGAGCAACCTGATCAGCTTGCCGAACCGCTTCTGGTCGGTGGGTCCGAAACTCGACTTGCCACTGTTCGACGGTGGCGCACGCTCGGCGGAAGTCGATCGCAATGAAGCGCTCTACGACGAAACCGTGGCCAAGTACCGCCAGACCGTGCTCGATGGTTTCCGCGAGGTGGAAAACTACCTGGTGCAACTCAAGGTCTATGAGAACGAAGCAGCGGTGCGCCAGGAAGCGCTGGACGCCGCCCGTGATTCCTTGCGCCTGACCGAGAACCAGTACAAGGCCGGGTTGATTGCTTATCTGGATGTGGTAGTGGTGCAAGCCACCGCGCTGAGCAATGAACAAAGCGTGTTGAACGTGTTGCAGGCCCGGTTGATTGCCAGTGTGCAGTTGATTGCGGCGTTGGGCGGCGGGTGGGATGGGCAGTTGCAGGTAAGTGATAAGGAATAA
- a CDS encoding efflux RND transporter permease subunit, with the protein MNLSGPFIKRPVATMLLSLAIMLLGGVSFGLLPVAPLPQMDFPVIVVQASLAGASPEVMASTVATPLERSFGAIAGVNTMSSRSSQGSTRVILQFDMDRDINGAAREVQAAINASRNLLPSGMRSMPTYKKVNPSQAPIMVLSLTSDVLEKGQLYDLASTILSQSLSQVQGVGEVQIGGSSLPAVRIELEPQALNQYGVALDDVRNTIANANVRRPKGSVEDDQRLWQVQANDQLEKAKDYESLIIHYNNGAALRLKDVATVSDGVEDRYNSGFFNNDAAVLLVINRQAGANIIETVNEIKAQLPALQAVLPASVKLNLAMDRSPVIKATLHEAEMTLLIAVALVILVVFLFLGNFRASLIPTLAVPVSLVGTFAVMYLYGFSLNNLSLMALILATGLVVDDAIVVLENISRHIDEGVPPMKAAYLGAQEVGFTLLSMNVSLVAVFLSILFMGGIIESLFREFSITLAASIVVSLIVSLTLTPMLCARWLKPHTPGQENRLQRWSQRANEWMVGKYATSLDWVLRHRRLTLLSLIVTVGVNVALYVVVPKTFMPQQDTGQLIGFVRGDDGLSFSVMQPKMEIFRRAVLKDEAVQSVAGFIGGTNGTNNAFMLVRLKPIKERNISAQKVIERMRKEMPKVPGAQLMLMADQDLQFGGGREQTTSQYSYIIQSADLGSLREWYPKVVAALRTLPELTAIDAREGRGAQQVTLIVDRDQAKRLGVDMDMVTAVLNNAYSQRQISTIYDSLNQYQVVMEVNPKYAQDPITLKQVQVITSTGARIPLSTIAHYENSLEDDRVSHEGQFASDSISFDMAEGVTVEQGTAAIERAIAKLGMPEDVIVKMAGTADAFAATQKSQPFMILGALLAVYLVLGVLYESYIHPLTILSTLPSAGVGALLSIYALGGEFSLISLLGLFLLIGVVKKNAILMIDLALQLERHQGMTPLDSIRSACLQRLRPILMTTLAAILGALPLLLSRAEGAEMRQPLGLTIIGGLIFSQVLTLYTTPVVYLYLDKLRHRFNKWRGVRTDAALETPL; encoded by the coding sequence ATGAACCTGTCCGGACCTTTCATCAAGCGCCCGGTCGCGACCATGTTGCTGAGCCTGGCGATCATGCTGTTGGGCGGCGTGAGTTTCGGCCTGTTGCCGGTGGCACCGCTGCCGCAGATGGATTTCCCGGTGATCGTGGTCCAGGCCAGCCTCGCGGGTGCCAGCCCGGAAGTGATGGCCTCAACCGTGGCCACGCCGCTGGAGCGTTCCTTCGGCGCCATCGCCGGGGTCAATACCATGAGCAGTCGTTCCAGCCAGGGCTCGACCCGGGTGATTTTGCAGTTCGACATGGACCGCGACATCAACGGCGCGGCGCGGGAAGTGCAAGCGGCGATCAACGCTTCGCGCAACCTGCTGCCGAGCGGGATGCGCAGCATGCCGACCTACAAGAAGGTCAACCCGTCGCAAGCGCCGATCATGGTGTTGTCCCTGACCTCGGATGTGCTGGAAAAAGGTCAGCTCTACGATTTGGCCTCGACGATCCTGTCCCAGAGCCTGTCCCAGGTGCAGGGCGTGGGTGAAGTGCAGATTGGCGGCAGCTCCCTGCCGGCGGTGCGCATCGAACTCGAACCCCAGGCGCTGAACCAGTACGGCGTGGCCCTGGACGATGTGCGCAACACCATCGCCAACGCCAACGTGCGCCGGCCCAAAGGCTCGGTCGAGGACGACCAGCGTTTGTGGCAGGTGCAGGCCAACGATCAACTGGAAAAGGCCAAGGACTACGAGTCGCTGATCATCCACTACAACAACGGCGCGGCCCTGCGCCTGAAGGATGTGGCGACGGTCAGCGACGGCGTCGAGGACCGCTACAACAGCGGTTTCTTCAACAACGACGCGGCGGTGTTGCTGGTGATCAACCGCCAGGCCGGCGCCAACATCATCGAGACCGTCAACGAGATCAAGGCGCAGTTGCCGGCGTTGCAGGCGGTGTTGCCGGCCAGCGTCAAACTGAACCTGGCCATGGACCGCTCGCCGGTGATCAAGGCCACATTGCACGAAGCGGAAATGACCCTGCTGATTGCCGTGGCCCTGGTGATTCTGGTGGTGTTCCTGTTTCTGGGTAACTTCCGCGCTTCGCTGATTCCGACGCTGGCGGTGCCGGTGTCGCTGGTCGGCACTTTTGCGGTGATGTACCTCTACGGTTTCTCCCTGAACAACTTGTCGCTGATGGCGCTGATCCTCGCCACCGGGCTGGTGGTGGACGATGCCATCGTGGTGTTGGAAAACATTTCCCGGCACATCGACGAAGGCGTGCCGCCGATGAAGGCCGCGTACCTCGGCGCACAGGAAGTCGGCTTCACCTTACTGTCGATGAACGTCTCGCTGGTGGCAGTGTTCCTGTCGATCCTGTTTATGGGCGGGATCATCGAAAGCTTGTTTCGCGAGTTTTCCATCACCCTGGCGGCGTCCATCGTCGTCTCGCTGATCGTGTCGTTGACCCTGACCCCGATGCTTTGCGCGCGTTGGCTCAAGCCGCACACGCCGGGGCAGGAAAACCGTCTACAACGCTGGAGCCAGCGCGCCAATGAATGGATGGTCGGCAAATACGCCACCAGCCTCGACTGGGTGCTGCGCCACCGCCGACTGACCTTGCTCAGCTTGATCGTGACCGTTGGCGTCAACGTCGCGCTGTACGTGGTGGTGCCGAAAACCTTTATGCCGCAGCAGGACACCGGCCAGTTGATCGGTTTTGTGCGCGGTGATGACGGGCTGTCGTTCAGCGTGATGCAGCCGAAGATGGAAATCTTCCGCCGCGCCGTGCTCAAGGATGAGGCAGTGCAAAGCGTGGCCGGGTTCATCGGCGGCACCAACGGCACGAATAACGCCTTCATGCTGGTGCGCTTGAAGCCGATCAAGGAGCGCAATATTTCTGCGCAAAAAGTCATCGAGCGGATGCGCAAGGAAATGCCCAAGGTGCCCGGTGCGCAACTGATGTTGATGGCGGATCAGGACCTGCAATTCGGGGGCGGTCGCGAACAGACCACCTCGCAGTATTCCTACATCATTCAAAGCGCCGACCTGGGCTCGTTGCGCGAGTGGTACCCGAAAGTCGTCGCGGCGCTGCGGACCTTGCCGGAGCTGACCGCGATTGACGCCCGTGAAGGACGCGGCGCGCAGCAGGTCACGCTGATTGTCGACCGCGACCAGGCTAAACGCCTGGGAGTCGATATGGACATGGTCACCGCAGTGCTGAACAACGCCTACAGCCAACGGCAGATTTCGACGATCTACGACAGCCTCAACCAGTATCAGGTGGTGATGGAGGTCAATCCGAAATACGCCCAGGACCCGATCACCCTCAAGCAGGTGCAGGTGATCACTTCCACTGGTGCGCGGATTCCGTTGTCGACCATCGCGCACTACGAAAATAGCCTGGAAGACGATCGGGTCAGCCACGAAGGCCAGTTCGCCTCCGATAGCATTTCCTTCGACATGGCCGAAGGCGTCACGGTGGAGCAGGGCACGGCAGCCATTGAGCGGGCGATTGCCAAGCTTGGCATGCCAGAAGACGTGATCGTGAAAATGGCCGGCACCGCCGACGCCTTCGCCGCGACCCAGAAGAGCCAGCCGTTCATGATTCTCGGCGCGCTGTTGGCGGTTTATCTGGTGTTGGGCGTGCTGTATGAAAGCTACATTCACCCGCTGACGATTCTCTCGACCTTGCCGTCGGCCGGGGTTGGCGCATTGCTATCGATCTATGCCTTGGGCGGGGAGTTCAGCCTGATCTCGCTGCTGGGGCTGTTCTTGCTGATCGGCGTGGTGAAGAAAAACGCCATCCTGATGATCGACCTGGCGTTGCAGCTGGAGCGGCATCAGGGCATGACGCCGCTGGATTCGATTCGCAGCGCTTGTCTGCAACGTCTGCGGCCGATCCTGATGACCACCCTGGCGGCGATCCTCGGCGCACTGCCGCTACTGCTCAGCCGTGCCGAAGGTGCGGAAATGCGCCAGCCATTAGGCCTGACCATCATCGGCGGGCTGATTTTCAGCCAGGTGCTGACCCTCTACACCACCCCGGTGGTTTACCTCTATCTCGACAAACTGCGCCATCGCTTCAATAAATGGCGTGGGGTACGTACCGATGCAGCTCTGGAAACTCCGCTATGA